In Rhodococcus pseudokoreensis, the DNA window ACTTCTGCTCCGTGCTCGGGCCGACGGACCCGAATCGGCTGTACTGGATGACGGGAACCATCGACCCGGACGGGCTGGCGGGCGGCCCGCTCGTCGAGACACCGACGGTGATCCCGAGGTTCGCCTACTCCTGGCGCACCTATCCGGAGAACCTGCAAGAGGCCGGCGTCACCTGGAAGGTGTACGCCAACAAGGACCTCGGACCGGTGTCGAGTGTCGCGCTCGACGGGATGCTCGGCTGCTTCAAGCAGTACAGCGACCCGAATTCGGAACTCGCTCGCCGCGGCCTCGATCCGACGTACCCGAACGACTTCCGGGCCGACGTCGCGAACGGCACCCTGCCCGCGGTGTCGTGGATCGTCCCCAACATCTTCACGTGCGAGCACCCGGCGCTGCCCCCCGCCGCGGGCGCGGTCGGGATCGTCGAGGTGCTCGACATCCTCACGTCCAACCCGGCGATCTGGGAGAAGACGGCGCTGATCATCAGTTACGACGAGAACGGCGGCTTCTTCGACCACGTCACCCCGCCCACACCGCCGCCGGGCACCCCGGGCGAATACCTGACGGTCCCGTTGAACACGGTGTCGGAGAGCGAGAACAATCCGGGTCCGATCGGCCTCGGTTTCCGGGTGCCGTCGCTGATCATTTCCCCGTACAGCCGCGGCGGCCTCGTCGCGTCCGACACGTTCGACCACACGTCGCAACTACGCCTGCTCGAGAAGCGGTTCGGTGTTCCCGTCCCCAACCTCACCGACTGGCGTCGCGGCGCGGTCGGCGACATGACGTCCGCCTTCGACTTCTCGTCGGCACCGAACGCCGGC includes these proteins:
- a CDS encoding phospholipase C, with amino-acid sequence MTPASDISRRKFLASAAAAGGAAFLSSWAGPVIDRAYAQDPGGSGSLDDIEHFVYLMQENRSFDHYYGTLSGVRGFDDPSPAWQQYGWTPGAGPTPTGFLNPFRLDTTQGTHLDGECINDPTHAWGPQHDAWNGGAMDRWMPVHIAHEGPLNGPATMGYYTRADIPVHYDLADAFTICDHYFCSVLGPTDPNRLYWMTGTIDPDGLAGGPLVETPTVIPRFAYSWRTYPENLQEAGVTWKVYANKDLGPVSSVALDGMLGCFKQYSDPNSELARRGLDPTYPNDFRADVANGTLPAVSWIVPNIFTCEHPALPPAAGAVGIVEVLDILTSNPAIWEKTALIISYDENGGFFDHVTPPTPPPGTPGEYLTVPLNTVSESENNPGPIGLGFRVPSLIISPYSRGGLVASDTFDHTSQLRLLEKRFGVPVPNLTDWRRGAVGDMTSAFDFSSAPNAGVPAMTDPGPRLQAAIAQCGPNVAAGTLNAGAPYPVPPNQMPVQEPSPLRRRPSGLIM